One window of the Archangium primigenium genome contains the following:
- a CDS encoding RtcB family protein encodes MMPRRLDAPPGALPILAWARDVPPGAVKQLQHLALQPYVVEHVAAMPDIHVSEGVAVGTVFATERHVAPGALGGDLGCGVGGVRFDYPAAALDRAALERLLATFARAVPVGDAVHRGRGVSPPEALAAPDLSTHRLLREWERLAPRHLGTLGGGNHFLELDRDAAGDLWLLVHTGSRGVGAAIAGHHVRVAERLGEGSLPALRTDTPEGAACLADTAWACRFARANREHLLSRAATVLAEALGREPDRASHVDVPHNHVAAETHFGRALLVHRKGAVGLAAGARGLIPGSMGTASYVVMGRGEARAFRSCSHGAGRVMTRKEARARIRPASLSHALRRVVFDGGRVASLVEEAPAVYRDITEVLEDEADLVTPVLRLTPLAVLKG; translated from the coding sequence ATGATGCCGCGCCGCCTCGACGCGCCTCCGGGCGCCCTGCCCATCCTCGCCTGGGCCCGGGACGTGCCCCCGGGCGCGGTGAAGCAGCTCCAGCACCTCGCGCTCCAGCCCTATGTCGTCGAGCACGTGGCCGCCATGCCCGACATCCACGTGTCCGAGGGCGTCGCCGTGGGGACCGTCTTCGCCACCGAGCGGCACGTCGCCCCGGGGGCGCTCGGCGGAGACCTCGGCTGCGGGGTGGGCGGCGTGCGCTTCGACTACCCCGCGGCCGCGCTCGACCGGGCGGCGCTGGAGCGGCTGCTCGCCACGTTCGCGCGGGCCGTGCCCGTGGGCGACGCGGTCCACCGGGGGCGGGGCGTGTCACCACCGGAGGCGCTCGCCGCCCCCGACCTGTCCACCCACCGGCTCCTGCGTGAGTGGGAGCGGCTGGCACCCCGGCATCTGGGCACGCTCGGGGGAGGCAACCACTTCCTGGAGTTGGACCGGGACGCAGCGGGGGACCTCTGGCTGCTGGTGCACACGGGCTCCCGGGGCGTGGGGGCCGCCATCGCCGGCCATCACGTGCGGGTGGCCGAGCGCCTCGGCGAAGGCAGCCTCCCGGCACTGCGCACGGACACACCCGAGGGCGCGGCCTGCCTCGCGGACACCGCGTGGGCCTGCCGCTTCGCGCGCGCCAACCGCGAGCACCTGCTGTCCCGGGCGGCCACGGTGCTCGCCGAGGCCTTGGGGCGGGAGCCGGACCGCGCGTCCCACGTGGACGTCCCCCACAACCACGTCGCGGCCGAGACGCACTTCGGCCGCGCGCTGCTCGTGCACCGCAAGGGCGCGGTGGGGCTGGCCGCGGGAGCGCGGGGCCTCATTCCCGGGAGCATGGGGACGGCGTCCTACGTGGTGATGGGGCGAGGGGAGGCGCGGGCGTTCCGCTCGTGCTCGCACGGGGCGGGGCGGGTGATGACGCGCAAGGAGGCCCGGGCACGCATCCGTCCGGCGTCCCTGTCACATGCCCTGCGGCGCGTGGTGTTCGACGGGGGCCGCGTGGCCTCGCTGGTGGAGGAGGCCCCGGCCGTCTACCGCGACATCACCGAGGTCCTGGAGGACGAGGCGGACCTGGTGACGCCGGTGCTGCGGCTCACGCCGCTCGCGGTCCTCAAGGGCTGA
- a CDS encoding ribosome-binding factor A, which translates to MTSSKHPRRRASRGEAEPSSLSSDPLPARHLRVQSALFQEVARLFRGELSDPVLEGVAVTSLALTPDGRNARIGFTLPPEAALEGPRPVEDALARASGFIRAQLAQGLDLKRVPHLRFVYVGVGAPWDAGDGEGGAE; encoded by the coding sequence ATGACTTCTTCCAAGCACCCCCGCCGCCGCGCCTCGCGCGGTGAGGCGGAGCCGTCCTCGCTGTCTTCCGATCCTCTTCCCGCGCGTCACCTGCGCGTGCAGTCCGCCCTGTTCCAGGAAGTGGCCCGCCTCTTCCGCGGAGAGCTGTCCGACCCCGTGCTCGAGGGCGTCGCCGTGACGTCCCTGGCGCTCACCCCCGACGGGCGCAATGCCCGCATCGGCTTCACCTTGCCTCCCGAGGCCGCCCTGGAGGGGCCGCGTCCCGTGGAGGACGCCCTGGCGCGTGCCAGCGGCTTCATCCGCGCCCAGCTCGCGCAGGGCCTGGACCTCAAGCGGGTGCCCCACCTGCGCTTCGTCTACGTGGGCGTGGGCGCCCCGTGGGACGCGGGCGATGGGGAAGGGGGTGCGGAATGA
- a CDS encoding Ig-like domain-containing protein encodes MRPTPTTWLLLLSFLLLGLGCPTAKPGTGLSDAGTDPQVDPDADHPLAARFLPAKLPWKASRHALANDAYPVQLNSIPPQQLSWREPRWRPVILDRDTVAVVFPPEDRSGFDIAWGGYEKPWRREPLLDLRPELVGALDVVADASGTVWVAFRPRERHKPLKLVRWRPGEAAQVEDVPLPLGMDTRPLKYLEACPDLTLGSAPDGALDLIMRGDPSVWKPLLFHGKRVSGSKAFAWNQISDSSQGEGSRPGVEQIWDVGCRNALAYDELGHRVLLSMIRPVTTSYASPLKHFVEAFREGRDGRFWRVGHPVLSLPSDRESGQRGVFDLHDHPSGFLFAGPSREIQRKAGEPNGELPWVYMRALSDVRDPLAFNAQERRPDEYRFRAMASHYQTTLDPGAGGKLLADGCGNFRLAAVHFWALEAGWTEMPLGEVYPLCAQDPAPAPVFRGREGGSTQYPSFAHGRNLPFELGVCLGSDNGLEVCHGGHAAAAGEVAWEPLDPASGGGLARVVATRPGPGEHDVEPTTEVTVTFDRPVERPEFSDVSLWNLSRAERVNGRWEPVEGQPATLRLRPSRPLAAAHRYRLVVSPRLVSAPGELPTWKLPEGRKGVIDFETAGDAGLQPDPREAPYQLECYGTRDDSGCTLTVDDGQFILLSNNEPLRLRTTGRVLHDYGRSNVLTGHVEELDGGVRPDSGVRVALNESYIDVFPGLPLQEEHELRVVIPPVHDRFGREFEDTRVRLRLAHGPIRVVEFQPATGAEQVPVTTSIAVRVNRPQSPPQWNATYFQLITYDAKGGSVQDYPPMDLTLEPPSTYRLTPRQPLRPGAYHELHVASTPKVLSGFWTAP; translated from the coding sequence ATGCGTCCCACACCCACGACCTGGCTCCTGCTGCTCTCGTTCCTGCTCCTGGGGCTCGGTTGTCCGACGGCGAAGCCCGGCACGGGCCTGTCGGATGCGGGCACGGATCCCCAGGTGGACCCCGATGCGGACCATCCGCTCGCCGCCCGCTTCCTGCCCGCGAAGCTGCCCTGGAAGGCCTCGCGCCACGCGCTGGCCAACGACGCCTACCCGGTGCAGCTCAACAGCATCCCGCCCCAGCAGCTCTCCTGGCGCGAGCCGCGCTGGCGGCCGGTGATCCTCGACCGGGACACGGTGGCCGTGGTGTTCCCGCCCGAGGATCGCTCCGGGTTCGACATCGCCTGGGGCGGCTACGAGAAGCCCTGGCGGCGCGAGCCCCTGCTCGATCTGCGCCCCGAGCTCGTCGGCGCGCTGGACGTGGTGGCGGACGCCTCGGGCACGGTGTGGGTGGCCTTCCGGCCGCGCGAGCGCCACAAGCCGCTCAAGCTGGTGCGCTGGCGGCCGGGCGAAGCCGCCCAGGTGGAGGACGTGCCGCTGCCGTTGGGCATGGACACCCGGCCGCTCAAGTACCTCGAGGCCTGTCCGGATCTGACGCTCGGCAGCGCGCCGGATGGGGCGCTGGATCTCATCATGCGCGGCGATCCGTCCGTCTGGAAGCCGCTGCTCTTCCACGGCAAGCGCGTGTCCGGGTCCAAGGCGTTCGCCTGGAACCAGATCTCGGACTCCTCCCAGGGCGAGGGCTCGCGACCGGGGGTCGAGCAGATCTGGGACGTGGGCTGCCGCAACGCGCTCGCCTACGACGAGCTGGGCCACCGCGTGCTCTTGTCGATGATCCGGCCCGTCACCACGAGCTACGCCTCGCCGCTCAAGCACTTCGTGGAGGCGTTCCGCGAGGGCCGCGATGGCCGCTTCTGGCGCGTGGGCCACCCGGTGCTCTCCCTGCCGTCGGACCGGGAGAGCGGCCAGCGGGGCGTCTTCGATCTGCACGATCACCCCTCGGGCTTCCTCTTCGCCGGGCCCTCGCGGGAGATCCAGCGCAAGGCGGGCGAGCCCAACGGCGAGCTGCCGTGGGTCTACATGCGCGCCCTGTCCGACGTGCGTGACCCCCTCGCCTTCAATGCCCAGGAGCGCCGCCCGGACGAGTACCGCTTTCGCGCCATGGCCTCGCACTACCAGACGACCTTGGACCCGGGCGCGGGGGGCAAGCTGCTGGCGGACGGGTGTGGCAACTTCCGGCTCGCCGCGGTGCACTTCTGGGCGCTGGAGGCCGGGTGGACGGAGATGCCCCTGGGCGAGGTCTATCCCCTGTGCGCGCAGGATCCCGCGCCGGCGCCCGTGTTCCGGGGCCGCGAGGGCGGCAGCACGCAGTACCCGTCCTTCGCGCATGGCCGGAACCTGCCCTTCGAGCTGGGCGTGTGCCTGGGTTCGGACAACGGCCTGGAGGTCTGCCACGGAGGCCACGCCGCCGCGGCGGGAGAGGTCGCCTGGGAGCCGTTGGATCCCGCGTCCGGAGGCGGGCTGGCGCGGGTGGTCGCGACGCGGCCGGGCCCGGGCGAGCACGACGTGGAGCCGACCACGGAGGTGACGGTGACGTTCGACCGGCCCGTGGAGCGGCCCGAGTTCAGTGACGTGTCCCTGTGGAACCTGTCGCGGGCCGAGCGGGTGAACGGCCGATGGGAGCCCGTGGAGGGCCAGCCGGCCACCTTGCGCCTGCGGCCCTCGCGACCCCTGGCGGCGGCGCACCGCTACCGGCTGGTGGTCTCGCCCCGGCTCGTGTCGGCGCCCGGTGAGCTGCCCACGTGGAAGCTGCCCGAGGGCCGCAAGGGGGTGATCGACTTCGAGACCGCGGGCGACGCCGGCCTCCAGCCGGACCCCCGCGAGGCGCCGTACCAGCTCGAGTGTTACGGCACCCGGGACGACTCGGGCTGCACGCTGACCGTGGACGATGGCCAGTTCATCCTGCTGTCCAACAACGAGCCGCTGCGGCTGCGCACCACGGGCAGGGTGCTCCACGACTACGGCCGGAGCAACGTGCTGACGGGCCACGTGGAGGAGCTGGACGGCGGGGTGCGCCCGGACAGCGGCGTGCGGGTGGCGCTCAACGAGTCCTACATCGACGTGTTCCCGGGCCTGCCGCTGCAAGAGGAGCACGAGCTGCGCGTCGTCATTCCACCCGTGCACGACCGCTTCGGCCGGGAGTTCGAGGACACGCGGGTGCGCCTGCGGCTCGCCCACGGGCCCATCCGGGTCGTGGAGTTCCAGCCGGCCACCGGCGCGGAGCAGGTGCCGGTGACGACGTCGATCGCGGTGCGGGTGAACCGCCCGCAGTCGCCGCCCCAGTGGAACGCCACCTACTTCCAGCTCATCACCTACGACGCCAAGGGGGGCTCGGTGCAGGACTATCCGCCGATGGACCTCACGCTCGAGCCGCCCTCGACATACCGGCTGACGCCGCGCCAGCCCCTGCGGCCCGGCGCGTACCACGAGCTGCACGTGGCCTCGACGCCCAAGGTCCTCAGCGGCTTCTGGACGGCCCCGTAG
- a CDS encoding M4 family metallopeptidase, whose product MVRNRILAALLALPLAACTVEDSDTQTSARADDVGTLSTADIKAALSVVPNAQVLGTHADGVPFLVRGEFGSTGQSLNGLVARDAHSRLAESLQRIAPIFRLNATDLVVRRTSVDAQGNTHVRYAQMKQGRPVVAHELVVHVNAAGLVYAANGSARDGEMVATKAMVAQDAASKAALVSTEGTGLKAESAQLVYYRAEQDGPLKLAYEVVVTGEGATLPIRDHVFVDAVAGGVLGRATDIHSAISRAVYTANNRTSLPGTLKRSEGGAVTGDAHIDENYDHLGTTYNCYKENFGRDSYNNAGAQLKSTVHYDSNYTNAFWNGSQMVYGDSNGTDAGQLGKSLDVTVHELTHAVTSSESNLTYSNESGALNEGMSDIFAAYCESWTKGWSVDAPIWMIGDDIWTPNIPGDALRYMGNPTQDGSSKDYYPERYTGSSDNGGVHWNSGIANLAFKLLSTGGKHPRGKTTTDVTGIGVQKAGAIFYRANAEYMTPSTTFAQAKAYTVTAATDLGHDTAAVTAAWEAVGVGGTVTPPPPACSTTVVLANGTALTGISVGAGEWSCTYTLTVPAGATGLKFDMSGGTGDADMYVKFGSVPTESSYDCRPYASGNTESCPVTTAQAGTYYVKLKGYSAASGISLKGAFTTGGTGGGDVLTNGVATAPFSGATGSWTCYTLAVPSGRTSATFTQATTGSGDADLYVRLGSKPTTSSYNCRPYKTGSAESCTLSSPAAGTYYVCSYAYSAFTNVTLKGAY is encoded by the coding sequence TTGGTTCGCAATCGCATTCTGGCCGCCCTGCTGGCCCTTCCCCTGGCTGCGTGCACCGTCGAGGACTCGGACACCCAGACGTCGGCGCGCGCCGATGACGTGGGCACGCTGTCCACGGCCGACATCAAGGCCGCGCTGAGCGTGGTGCCCAACGCGCAGGTGCTCGGCACCCACGCGGACGGCGTGCCCTTCCTCGTGCGCGGTGAGTTCGGCTCCACCGGCCAGTCCCTCAACGGGCTGGTGGCCCGGGATGCGCACTCCCGCCTGGCGGAGTCCCTGCAGCGCATCGCCCCCATCTTCCGCCTGAACGCCACGGACCTGGTGGTGCGTCGCACCTCGGTGGACGCGCAGGGCAACACCCACGTGCGCTACGCGCAGATGAAGCAGGGGCGGCCCGTGGTGGCCCATGAGCTCGTCGTGCACGTGAACGCCGCCGGCCTCGTCTATGCCGCCAACGGCTCGGCGCGTGACGGCGAGATGGTCGCCACCAAGGCGATGGTCGCCCAGGACGCGGCCTCCAAGGCCGCGCTCGTGTCCACCGAGGGCACGGGCCTGAAGGCCGAGAGCGCCCAGCTCGTCTACTACCGCGCCGAGCAGGACGGCCCGCTCAAGCTGGCCTACGAGGTGGTGGTGACGGGTGAGGGCGCCACGCTGCCCATCCGCGACCACGTCTTCGTGGACGCGGTGGCGGGCGGCGTGCTCGGCCGCGCCACGGACATCCACTCGGCGATCAGCCGCGCGGTGTACACGGCCAACAACAGGACGAGCCTGCCCGGCACGCTCAAGCGCTCCGAGGGTGGCGCGGTCACCGGCGACGCGCACATCGACGAGAACTACGACCACCTGGGCACCACCTACAACTGCTACAAGGAGAACTTCGGCCGCGACTCGTACAACAACGCGGGCGCGCAGCTGAAGAGCACCGTCCACTACGACAGCAACTACACCAACGCGTTCTGGAACGGCTCGCAGATGGTGTACGGCGACAGCAACGGCACGGACGCGGGCCAGCTGGGCAAGTCGCTGGACGTGACGGTGCACGAGCTCACCCACGCCGTGACGAGCTCCGAGTCCAACCTCACCTACTCCAACGAGTCCGGCGCCCTCAACGAGGGCATGAGCGACATCTTCGCCGCCTACTGCGAGAGCTGGACCAAGGGCTGGTCCGTGGACGCGCCCATCTGGATGATCGGCGATGACATCTGGACGCCCAACATCCCGGGCGACGCCCTGCGCTACATGGGCAACCCCACCCAGGACGGCTCGTCCAAGGACTACTACCCCGAGCGCTACACGGGCAGCTCGGACAACGGCGGCGTGCACTGGAACTCGGGCATCGCCAACCTGGCGTTCAAGCTGCTGTCCACGGGTGGCAAGCACCCGCGCGGCAAGACCACCACGGACGTGACGGGCATCGGCGTGCAGAAGGCCGGCGCCATCTTCTACCGCGCCAACGCCGAGTACATGACGCCCTCCACCACCTTCGCCCAGGCCAAGGCCTACACCGTGACGGCGGCCACGGACCTCGGCCACGACACGGCGGCGGTGACGGCCGCCTGGGAAGCGGTGGGCGTGGGCGGCACGGTGACTCCGCCTCCTCCGGCTTGCAGCACCACGGTGGTGCTGGCCAACGGCACGGCTCTCACGGGCATCTCCGTGGGCGCGGGCGAGTGGAGCTGCACCTACACGCTGACCGTCCCCGCGGGCGCCACGGGCCTCAAGTTCGACATGAGCGGCGGCACGGGTGACGCGGACATGTACGTGAAGTTCGGCTCCGTGCCGACCGAGTCCTCCTACGACTGCCGTCCGTACGCCTCGGGCAACACCGAGAGCTGCCCCGTCACCACCGCGCAGGCCGGCACCTACTACGTGAAGCTCAAGGGCTACTCGGCCGCCTCGGGCATCAGCCTCAAGGGCGCGTTCACCACGGGCGGCACCGGCGGCGGCGACGTGCTGACCAACGGCGTGGCGACGGCCCCGTTCTCGGGCGCCACGGGCTCGTGGACCTGCTACACGCTCGCCGTTCCGAGCGGCCGCACCTCGGCGACCTTCACCCAGGCCACCACCGGCTCGGGTGACGCGGACCTGTACGTGCGCCTCGGCTCCAAGCCCACCACCAGCAGCTACAACTGCCGTCCGTACAAGACGGGCAGCGCCGAGAGCTGCACCCTCAGCAGCCCCGCGGCCGGCACCTACTACGTCTGCTCGTACGCCTACAGCGCGTTCACCAACGTGACCCTCAAGGGCGCCTACTAG
- a CDS encoding pectin acetylesterase-family hydrolase, whose protein sequence is MNKQWLLGLMMVAAPVAAQAEVLVGGIVDVLVDGGNTYTWEKTTLPGTKCGNGSQYKFFVHRSTTGSQNLLFFFEGGGACWDYDTCSGRAGVIGAANPNGIADDYMQQFTAKYVSPIVNGADPGLPFRSRTDLATKDWNIVYMPYCTGDVHVGNNTAVYPDQTGQQPPLTWSHSGYTNSIAAINYAKQQFPRVQKLLVTGYSAGGTATSASYYFVRRAINPARGYFLNDSGPIYMAGVNDLSRPLHNKIRQSWNLDSVFSQFPATFDRNNMGTMNRMVALEFPNDQLAYTGYSRDYNYSRFSYERFMTPNDKESVLANWKVDQDKFVNELKQYNNFSYFIPHERQINASHCSTIITFVGAHACQKMEKKRWYEYVSEPWQDWKCNSEMVSMTTFLQRFINENQRVRVYEPANGYNEDDPGMQVLAPLINGAIGG, encoded by the coding sequence ATGAACAAGCAATGGCTGTTGGGTCTGATGATGGTGGCGGCGCCGGTGGCCGCCCAGGCCGAGGTGCTGGTGGGTGGAATCGTCGACGTGCTGGTGGACGGCGGCAACACCTATACGTGGGAGAAGACGACGCTGCCGGGCACCAAGTGTGGCAACGGCTCCCAGTACAAGTTCTTCGTGCACCGCAGCACCACGGGCTCGCAGAACCTGCTCTTCTTCTTCGAGGGCGGCGGCGCGTGTTGGGACTACGACACGTGCAGCGGGCGCGCGGGCGTCATCGGGGCGGCCAACCCCAATGGCATCGCGGACGACTACATGCAGCAGTTCACGGCCAAATATGTCTCGCCCATCGTCAATGGCGCGGACCCGGGCCTGCCGTTCCGCAGCCGCACGGACCTCGCGACCAAGGACTGGAACATCGTCTACATGCCCTACTGCACGGGTGACGTGCACGTGGGCAACAACACGGCCGTCTATCCGGATCAGACGGGGCAGCAGCCGCCGCTGACCTGGAGCCACTCGGGCTACACCAACTCGATCGCGGCCATCAACTACGCCAAGCAGCAGTTCCCCCGCGTGCAGAAGCTGCTCGTCACGGGCTACAGCGCGGGCGGCACCGCCACCTCGGCCTCGTACTACTTCGTGCGCCGCGCCATCAACCCGGCCCGCGGCTACTTCCTCAATGACTCGGGCCCCATCTACATGGCCGGCGTCAACGATCTCTCGCGCCCGCTGCACAACAAGATCCGCCAGTCGTGGAACCTGGACTCGGTGTTCAGCCAGTTCCCCGCGACCTTCGATCGCAACAACATGGGCACCATGAACCGCATGGTGGCGCTCGAGTTCCCGAACGATCAGCTCGCCTACACGGGCTACTCGCGCGACTACAACTACTCGCGCTTCTCCTATGAGCGTTTCATGACGCCCAACGACAAGGAGTCGGTGCTCGCCAACTGGAAGGTGGACCAGGACAAGTTCGTCAACGAGCTCAAGCAGTACAACAACTTCAGCTACTTCATCCCCCACGAGCGGCAGATCAACGCCAGCCACTGCAGCACCATCATCACCTTCGTGGGCGCGCACGCCTGCCAGAAGATGGAGAAGAAGCGCTGGTACGAGTACGTCTCCGAGCCGTGGCAGGACTGGAAGTGCAACAGCGAGATGGTGTCCATGACCACCTTCCTGCAGCGCTTCATCAACGAGAACCAGCGCGTGCGCGTGTACGAGCCCGCCAACGGCTACAACGAGGATGACCCGGGCATGCAGGTGCTCGCGCCCCTCATCAACGGCGCCATCGGCGGCTAG
- a CDS encoding SpoIID/LytB domain-containing protein gives MGWAAVTAVLVAATPVFITRGDLTPEAALRAEADEAWRALEARYVAEAGGAPERAPATLTLRRGEGLLPSRDGQGRPGVVELRQGSPGVLDARLRRALRHELAHQLLWWACPASSEDRLFHEAFALAVSGELAEWREAPYQSLASATEVLTRLPEVDTPRARRALARVLTEDTGFPRALTRRLRQCHRGTRWTVPLSVEELAGVGARAVASATVVLSRHSGEVLLSEGDVRAAMPYGSTLKPFVVAASPTPPPVLPARGDAAEWACGEGRPARLDAREALLRSCNGYFLDWVGKGSAPEGFGPWGPVLAAVGLSGEPLDMADAIGLRSSLHLSAWGLAQAYRLLAEARPDVLEVLGDSAARGTLAGLPVSGALGGVAAKTGTVRDAESRPVLGWIVAVDADVVVVLARPGRMPRAFAQEVPDVLARVRRMRAGLEAARVQVLGLVAPDVLEARCRGMGFVLEGGVPRTVGAEFTRLAPLVARGPAVCLGSPWRVRLPEAPEGRDYAGVFSWSPPPPYVPPAGVPTSPSALKARRGSDVLFRTTRAQYTAGVVTAEDAALKGEARVALARVVAHDERQGDSRHPGRPVCDTTHCQAFRGTVRVQPEDERALRAPALPWKGWLPFSRGGTAPWREERSRAQVEAVLGRGATAVRFAEGRVHFLRTRGEGGAVFDAPEQLPCEVLRSALKLPACPRTAVSEGTRVVFEGQGQGHGEGLDVEAAKARGWSHERLLEDAYGSR, from the coding sequence GGAGCGGGCACCGGCCACCCTCACCCTGCGGCGGGGCGAGGGGCTGTTGCCCTCACGCGACGGGCAGGGGCGGCCGGGCGTGGTGGAGCTGCGGCAGGGCTCGCCCGGGGTGCTGGACGCGCGGCTGCGCCGGGCCCTGCGGCACGAGCTGGCGCACCAGCTCTTGTGGTGGGCGTGTCCGGCCTCGTCGGAGGATCGGCTCTTCCACGAGGCCTTCGCGCTGGCGGTGAGCGGTGAGCTGGCCGAATGGCGCGAGGCCCCATACCAATCGTTGGCGAGCGCCACGGAGGTGCTCACGCGGCTGCCCGAGGTGGACACGCCCCGGGCGCGGCGGGCCCTGGCGCGGGTGCTCACCGAGGACACGGGCTTTCCCCGGGCGCTGACGCGGCGGCTGCGCCAGTGCCACCGGGGCACGCGCTGGACGGTGCCCCTGTCCGTGGAGGAACTGGCGGGCGTGGGCGCGCGCGCGGTGGCCTCGGCCACGGTGGTGCTCAGTCGGCACTCGGGCGAGGTGTTGCTGTCCGAGGGGGACGTGCGCGCGGCGATGCCCTACGGCTCGACGCTCAAGCCCTTCGTGGTGGCGGCGAGCCCCACGCCCCCGCCCGTGCTGCCCGCGCGCGGGGACGCGGCCGAGTGGGCCTGTGGCGAGGGCCGGCCCGCGCGTCTGGACGCACGCGAGGCCCTGCTGCGCTCCTGCAATGGGTACTTCCTGGACTGGGTGGGGAAGGGGAGCGCGCCCGAGGGTTTTGGCCCCTGGGGTCCGGTGCTCGCGGCGGTGGGCCTGTCGGGCGAGCCCCTGGACATGGCGGACGCCATCGGCCTGCGCTCGAGCCTCCACCTGTCGGCGTGGGGCCTGGCCCAGGCGTACCGGCTGCTCGCGGAGGCGCGTCCGGACGTGCTGGAGGTGCTCGGGGACAGCGCCGCGCGGGGCACGCTGGCGGGGCTGCCCGTGTCGGGCGCGCTCGGCGGGGTGGCGGCGAAGACGGGCACGGTGCGCGACGCGGAGAGCCGGCCGGTGCTCGGGTGGATCGTCGCGGTGGACGCGGACGTGGTGGTGGTGCTGGCGCGGCCGGGACGCATGCCCCGGGCCTTCGCCCAGGAAGTGCCCGACGTACTCGCCCGGGTGCGGCGGATGCGCGCGGGCCTGGAGGCCGCGCGGGTGCAGGTGCTGGGGTTGGTGGCGCCGGACGTGCTGGAGGCGCGCTGCCGGGGCATGGGCTTCGTCCTGGAGGGCGGGGTGCCCCGGACGGTCGGCGCGGAGTTCACCCGGCTGGCGCCGCTCGTGGCCCGGGGGCCCGCGGTCTGCCTGGGCAGCCCCTGGCGCGTGCGGCTGCCCGAGGCCCCCGAGGGGCGCGACTACGCGGGGGTGTTCTCGTGGTCCCCGCCGCCGCCCTACGTGCCCCCCGCGGGCGTGCCCACGAGCCCCTCGGCGCTCAAGGCGCGGCGAGGCTCGGACGTGCTCTTTCGCACCACACGCGCGCAGTACACGGCCGGCGTGGTGACGGCGGAGGACGCGGCGCTCAAGGGGGAGGCGCGCGTGGCGCTCGCGCGGGTGGTGGCGCACGACGAGCGCCAGGGAGACAGCCGCCATCCCGGTCGGCCCGTCTGCGACACGACGCACTGTCAGGCCTTCCGAGGCACCGTCCGGGTACAGCCCGAGGACGAGCGCGCCCTCAGGGCCCCGGCCTTGCCGTGGAAGGGCTGGCTGCCGTTCTCGCGGGGGGGCACGGCGCCCTGGCGGGAGGAGCGCTCGCGGGCCCAGGTGGAGGCGGTGCTCGGACGGGGGGCGACGGCGGTGCGCTTCGCGGAGGGCCGGGTGCACTTCCTGCGCACGCGCGGCGAGGGCGGTGCCGTGTTCGACGCGCCGGAGCAGCTGCCCTGCGAGGTGCTGCGCTCGGCGCTCAAGCTGCCCGCGTGTCCCCGGACGGCGGTGTCCGAGGGCACGCGGGTGGTGTTCGAGGGCCAGGGCCAGGGTCACGGCGAGGGGCTCGACGTGGAGGCGGCCAAGGCCCGGGGCTGGAGCCACGAGCGCCTGTTGGAAGACGCCTATGGCTCCCGGTGA